In the genome of Trueperaceae bacterium, the window AGTTGGAGGAGCCTCGATGAGCCAGATAACCATCTACCTCGAACCCGACCTCGCGAAGCGCATGCGCGAGGCGGCCGAAGGCGAAGGCATCTCCCAGAGCAAGTGGATAGCGCGGCTCGTCGAGGAGCGGCTCGACGACATGTGGCCTCCCGAGGTCCTCAGCCTCGCGGGCTCGATGCCGGACTTCCCTTCCCTGGATGAGATCCGGGCATTCGAGGGCGAAGACCTCCCGCGCGACTCCTTCTGATGTTCGCGCTAGACACGAACACCGTCATCCACTTCCTCAAGGAGGGCGGTAGGGTGCTGGTCAATCTCGCACGCGTCCCCCGGTCCCAGGTCGCCATACCAAGCACCGTGGTGTACGAACTGGAAGTAG includes:
- a CDS encoding ribbon-helix-helix domain-containing protein: MSQITIYLEPDLAKRMREAAEGEGISQSKWIARLVEERLDDMWPPEVLSLAGSMPDFPSLDEIRAFEGEDLPRDSF